In Deinococcus maricopensis DSM 21211, the sequence GCGATATTCAGGGACCTTTAGGGTCCGCGACGCAGGGCACAAGCGGGGGGGAACGTGCCTGCTACCATACTGAAGCATCCGCGCCACAAGCGACGATGAGATTCACCATGAACCCCGGCTTCTACACCCAACAACTCCAGCGCCCCGGCGCCGTCCTCGCCCCCATGGCCGGCTACAGCGACGCGCCCATGCGCGCACTGTGCAGCGAACAGGGCGCCCTGTGGACCGTCAGCGAAATGCTCAGCGCCCGCGGCCTCCTCGAAGGCGACCTCGCCGTCGACCTCGGCCAGCCGTACCCCGGCGAACAAGGCCGCGTCCTCCAGCTGTTCGGCGCCGACCCGGACATCCTCGCCGCCGGCGCGCAGGAAGCCGTGCGCCTGTTCCAGCCCGCCGCGCTCGACCTGAACATGGGCTGCCCCGTCCCCAAAATCAAAGGCAAAGGCGGCGCGTGCCTGCTCCAGACGCCCGACGTCGCCTACACCCTCGTCAAAGCCATGCGCGACGCCGTGAACATCGACGTGAGCGCCAAAATCCGCCTCGGCTGGGACACCAACCGCAGCGTCGAAATCGCACAGGGCCTCGAAGCGGCCGGCGCGGCCCTCATCACCGTGCACGGCCGCACCAGCGCGCAACGCTACACCGGCTACGCCGACTGGGACGCCATCGCCCACGTCGCCGCGAGCGTCCGCGCGCCCGTCATCGGCAGCGGCGACGTCACCAGCGCCGAACAGGCCCACGCGCGCCGCGCCCACAGCGGCGTGGCCGCCGTCATGATCGGCCGCGGCGCCGTCGGCAACCCCTGGGTGTTCCGCCAGACCGCCGGCACCGGCGGCGCCCCCACCCCCGACGACCGCCTCTGCACCGCCCTGCGCCACGCCGAACTGAACGTCCACTGGTACGGCGAACGCCGCGGCATGCTGCAACTCCGCAAAGTCCTGCACCGCTACTTCCCCGACCAGCCCGAACGGCGCGACGCCCTCGTGCAGGTCAGCACCCTCCAGGAACTGCACG encodes:
- a CDS encoding tRNA dihydrouridine synthase, yielding MNPGFYTQQLQRPGAVLAPMAGYSDAPMRALCSEQGALWTVSEMLSARGLLEGDLAVDLGQPYPGEQGRVLQLFGADPDILAAGAQEAVRLFQPAALDLNMGCPVPKIKGKGGACLLQTPDVAYTLVKAMRDAVNIDVSAKIRLGWDTNRSVEIAQGLEAAGAALITVHGRTSAQRYTGYADWDAIAHVAASVRAPVIGSGDVTSAEQAHARRAHSGVAAVMIGRGAVGNPWVFRQTAGTGGAPTPDDRLCTALRHAELNVHWYGERRGMLQLRKVLHRYFPDQPERRDALVQVSTLQELHDVLSRAPQAAD